Genomic window (Streptomyces sp. TG1A-60):
GCACTTCAGCTCGACGAGGACACCGGAGGTGTTGTCGTCGGCGATGAGGGATACCACTGCACCGTTCTCGGCGGAGCGGCCCTCGCGCTTGGCGACGCCCTTCTGGCCCTTGATACGCAGGGCCTCGACGGCCTTGTCGACGTTGCCCTCGGCCTCGTCCAGCGCCTTCTTGCAGTCCATCATGCCGGCGCCGGTGAGCTCACGGAGCTTCTTGACGTCGGCGGCGGTGTAGTTCGCCATGATCTGTGAATCTCTTCTCGGAGTTCGAAGTCTCGAAGTCGGCGTCAGCCGCCGCTCGTGGGGCGGGCCTCCGCCGAAGATCTACGGGCTATGGGTGAACGGCGGGCGGCGCGCTCGGCGCCACCCGCCGTCGTGTCGTCAGCCCTACGACCGTGAAGGTCAGGCCTGCTCGGCGTCCGCGGCCGGAGTCTCGGCGGCTGCCGGGGCCTCCTCTGCGGCGGGGGCCTCGGCAGCGGCCTCGGCCGGAACCTCAGCGGGGGCCTCGGCGGCAGCCGGAGCCTCAGCGGCGGCCGGGGCCTCCTCGGCCTTCTTCTCGCCCTCGAGCAGGTCGCGCTCCCACTCGGCCAGCGGCTCGCCGGCGGCCTTCTCGCCCTTGCCCTCGGTGGCGACACCGCTGCGGGAGATGAGGCCCTCGGCGACGGCGTCAGCGATCACGCGGGTGAGCAGGGTGACGGAGCGGATCGCGTCGTCGTTGCCCGGGATCTTGTAGTCGACCTCGTCGGGGTCGCAGTTGGTGTCGAGGATGGCGACGACCGGGATGTTGAGCTTCCGGGCCTCGCCGACCGCGATGTGCTCCTTCTTGGTGTCCACGATCCAGACGGCGCTGGGCACCTTGGACATCTCGCGGATACCGCCGAGGGTCTTCTCCAGCTTGGCCTTCTCGCGCGAGAGCACGAGAAGCTCCTTCTTGGTCAGACCGGACGCGGCGACGTCCTCGAAGTCGATCTGCTCAAGCTCCTTGAGGCGCTGCAGACGCTTGTAGACGGTCGAGAAGTTGGTGAGCATGCCGCCCAGCCAGCGCTGGTTGACGTAGGGCATGCCGACGCGGGTGGCCTGCTCGGCGATGGCCTCCTGCGCCTGCTTCTTCGTGCCGACGAACATGACCGTGCCGCCGTGGGCGACGGTCTCCTTGACGAACTCGTAGGCGCGGTCGATGTACGACAGCGACTGGAGCAGGTCGATGATGTAGATGCCGTTGCGCTCGGTGAAGATGAAGCGCTTCATCTTCGGGTTCCAGCGACGGGTCTGGTGACCGAAGTGGACGCCGCTCTCCAGCAGCTCCCGCATCGTGACGACGGCCATGGCCGTTCTCCTTGAATTTCTCGGTTGTGCCGCGGGAACCGGACGGCTCCCGCGCCTGACGCCCACGATGCGCCGTTGCCACAAAGGACCGAGGGGCGCTGATACGGACCACTGACGGGGCCTCGTACCGGGGCGTGCGAAGTCGACCCGGTGACCCGGATCGCCATCAAGAAGTGTACGGGACCCACGAGGCCCCGGGTGACGCCGATATCCACAACCGCCGAGTACTCCACAGGACCCGGCCATGAGCGCCCCGTTCACGGGACGCTGCCGCCATGTCTCACGAGCGAACGAACCGACGGCGTACGGGTACGTGGGCGGCGTTGCCGTTGTTCCTGGCGGCTGTCCTCCTGGGCACGACCTGGACCACAGCCCCGCGCGCGACCCCGGGACCACCGCCGGGCCCCGCTGAGCCGGTACCCGCCATGGGCCGTGCCTGGCCGGTGGGCCTGCGCCCCCTGGTGGTCCGCGCCTGGGAACCCCCGCCCACCCCCTATGCCCCGGGCCACCGAGGCGTCGACCTGTCCGCCCCGGCCGGCTCCCCGGTGCGGGCGGTCGCCCCGGGCCGGGTGTCCTTCGCGGGCCGGGTAGCCGGCCGAGGAGTCGTCTCGGTCGAACTGACCGACACCGGCGACCCGCCCCTGCGCACCACCTACGAACCGGTACGACCGTCGGTCGAGAAGGGCGACGAGGTGGCCGCGGGCGATCCTTTGGGCACCCTGGAACCCACCCCGTCCCACTGTCCGACGGCCTGCCTGCACTGGGGTCTGCGCAGAGGTGAGACCTACCTGGACCCGCTGTCCCTCCTACCGCACTGGCTCCTGCGGAGGGGCCCGTCCCGTCTGCTGCCGGTGCCCGGGTAGGACGCGGCCGCGGTCGCTTGGTAGAGGGGCTGCGGGCAGTCGTGCCGCTGGGGCGACAGGGGCCCCTCCCGCTGAGCGAAGTCGAGAGCGGGGAGGACGGGCGCGGCGGCACCCTGCGAACGCCGGGGAGCGAAACCCCGCCCCAGGTTCAGCTCTGACGCCGGGGCGCCCGGCGTCAGAGCCGCGAAGCCTCAGCCCCGGACGCCCCGCAGAGCCATCGCCACAGCCGCCTCGGTGATCGCGGAGGGCTCCTCCGCCGTCGCCGACTCGATGCGTCGCACCGCCGCGTCCACGACCCCCTGCAACAGCATCGCGGCCAGCCGGGGCTCAGCCTTCCCGAGCGCCGCGAGCGCCTCCACGATCATCGCGACGAGACCACCGTGGGCGGCTCTGATCTTCTCCCGCGCCCCGGCGTCCAGCTCGCTCGCCGAGATCGCGACCACGGCCCGGTGCCGCCGGTCCCCGACCAGCTCCAGCTGCTTGCGGACGTACGCCTCGACCTTGTCCTCGGGCCGCTCGACCGAGGCCATCGCCGCCCCGACCTCCGCCGCCCAGACGGGAAAGTCGACCTCGCACAGCTCCTCGACCACGGCCGCCCGCGACCGGAAGTACTCGTACACGGACGACCGCGCCAGCCCCGTGCGCTCGGCGAGCGCGGGGAACGTCAACGCCTCCGTCCCGCCCTCGGACAGCAGGGATCGCGCCGCGTCCAGCAGGGCGGCTCGCTGCATCGACCGGTGCTCGGCCACGGAGGCCGCTCGAATCCTTGGCACGTCAACCACTTTACGGACGTACCGCCACCCACGGGAGTGGCTTCCCCCTACCGGCCCCGCCGAGGTCGGCTCCCGACCCGCTTGCGGCCGGGCCGTACCGGCTCAACGGCCGAAACTCGCCAGCTTCGCCCTCAGCTGCAGCACCGACTTCGTGTGGATCTGGCTCACCCTGCTCTCCGTCACCCCGAGCACGTTCCCGATCTCGGCGAGCGTGAGCCCCTCGTAGTAGTACAGCGTGACGACGGTCTTCTCCCGTTCGGGCAGCGTGTTGATGGCCCGTGCCAGGAACCTCCGCAGCTCCCGGTCCTCGGCGACCTCGACCGGGTTGTCCGCGGCGGTGTCCTCCAGCGTGTCCATCAGGCTCAGCCGGTCGCCCTCGCCGCCGACGTGCAGCAGCTCCTCCAGTGCCACCACGTTGGCCAGCGACAACTGGCTGAAGACGGCGTGGAGTTCGTCGACCGGGATGCCCATCTCGGCGGCGACCTCCCCCTCGCTGGGAGTGCGTCGGAGCCGCGACTCCAGCGTGGCGTAGGCCCGCTCCACGTTGCGCGCTTTCTGCCGCACCGACCGGGGGATCCAGTCCAGCGCGCGCAGTTCGTCGATCATCGCGCCCCGGATCCGGGTGATCGCGTACGTCTCGAACTTGATCTCCCGCTCGATGTCGAACTTCTCGATCGCGTCGATGAGCCCGAAGACCCCGGAGGAGACGAAGTCGGCCTGCTCGACGTTGGCCGGCAGGCCGACGCTCACCCGGCCCGCGACGTACTTCACCAGGGGCGAGTAGTGGAGGATCAACTGCTCGCGCAGCCGTTCGTCGCCTGTCGTCTTGTACGTCCGCCACAGCTCGTCGAGTGTCGAGGGGGCGGGCGGGCGCACGGTGCCGCGAGCGGCGGCGGGTACCGCCGCCCGGTCAGACCCGGAGGTGTGCTGGGGCATTCGTCGCCTTGTGCCGTTCTGCCGTGAACTGGGAGTGACTGGGTGCGCTGTCGGTCTGATGTCGAGTTGCCTGTCCTGAGTCGCAATCCTCGTGAGCGTAGCGTGACTGAAGAGTCGCAGTGCGCGAAGGGCGACGGATCGCTCGTGCGCAGATACGTTCCGCTGGACGCCCCATAGGGTCACGGAGGTGGCACTGTGTGACCGGCCCGGAACGCCAACTGCCGGAAACCGCAAGGCTGTCGGCGTTCCCCCGGACGGCCGAACACGCTCGGTCAACTTCGCCTCCGATCCGGCGAGACGGAGATCATCGCCTGGCGTGTCAACTTCCAGCCGTCGCCGTGTCGTTCGACGTAACCAAGTGAGCGGAGTTCGTACAGTCTCCCGACCGCGTCGTCCACCGTCGTCCCCGCGCCCCGGGCGACCTCCTCGACGGCCTCGGTCCCTCGCCCCGGCAGTGCGGCGAGCACCTGCCGCGCGCCGGGTTCCAGCAGGTCGCGGGGGAGCACGGGCCCGCGTCGGTCCGGCGCCAACTCCCCCATGTCGCCCACAAGCTCGACGACTTCCGCGGCGTCGGACACGAGCACCGCCTCGCCCCGCAGAAGTTCGTGGACTCCGGCCGAGAGGGCCGAGGTCGCGGGGCCCGGGACACCCATCGTGAACCTCCCCAACCGCTGCGCGGCCCGTGCGGTGACCAGCGCTCCGCTGCGGTAGGCCGCCTCCACGACCACGGTTCCCCTGGTGAGCGCGGCGATCACCCGGTTCCGCAGGATGAACCGGCTCGGCGTCGGATGGTCCCCCGGCGGCAACTCCCCGACCACCAGTCCCTGTTCGGCGATCCGCCTGATCAGCTGCACATGCCCCCTGGGATACGGCCGGTCCACCCCGCAGGCCAGCACGGCGACGGTCGCCCCACCGACCCCGAGCACGCCCCGGTGCGCGGCCCCGTCCACCCCGTAAGCCCCGCCGGACACGACCACCCACCCTCGCTCGGCCAGCCCCGACCCCAGCGCGGCAGCCATGTGCGCCCCGTACTCCGTGCAGGCCCGCGCCCCCACCACGGCCACCGACCGCAACGCCCACATCCGCACATTGGCCTTCCCCCGCACCCACAGCCCCACCGGCCGCCCGTCCCCGAGGTCGTCGAGCTGTCCGGGCCACTCGGCGTCGCCGGGGACGAGGAAACGGACCCCGGCCTCCCTCGCCCGGGCCAGGTCCCCTTCGGGTTCGGCGTGCCCGGCGCGGGCGCACAGCCCCGCCCACCGCTTCTCCGAGGCGTCCGGCAGCGGCCGTCCGCCGCCGGAGAGCCTCAGCACCACTTCACGGGCGCCGAACTCCCGCAGCCACCGTCCGCCGAGTTCGTCTCCGGGTTCGATGACACGGGCGAGGAAGGCACGGTCGAGCCTCTCGGCGTCCGCCGCACCGCCGCCGGTCATGGCTCACCCGCCGACGAGCCACCGGTCTCGGGGCTCATGTCAGTGCCCCGATCGCCATCGGTACGCCACGGGGGACTCCGGTGCGCAGTTGCAGGGCCAGGTTGACGTCCGTGGCGTCGGGGCGGTCGTGGCCGACGAGGTCCGCGATGGTCCAGGCGACCCGGAGCACCCGGTCCAGGCCGCGCGCGGTGAGCACTCCCCGCTCCAGGGAGCGCTCGGCCTCGTCCAGGGCGCCCGACGACGCGTGCCACCGGCTCCGCAGTTCACGTCCCGGTACCTCGCTGTTCGTCCGCCAGGGCGTGCCGAGCAGACGCGCGGCCGACCGCTCCCGGGCGGAGCGCACCCGGTCGGCCACCGTCGCCGTGGGCTCGCCCCTGGCACCGCGCCGGGTGAGTTCGGACCGGGTGACCCGGTCGACCTCGACCCTGAGGTCGACCCGGTCCAGCAGCGGCCCGGAGAGCCGGGCCTGATAGCGGCGGATCGAGGCGGGCGGGCACTCGCACAGGTCGTCCGTCCGCGAGAAGCGACCGCAAGGACAGGGATTGGCGGCGAGCACCATCAGGAACTTCGCCGGGAAGCGCACGACTCCGGCGCTGCGCGCGATCACGACGTGCCCCGCCTCCAGCGGCTGGCGCAGGGCGTCCAGTGTCTGACCGCTGAACTCCGGGGTCTCGTCGAGGAAGAGCACCCCGCGATGGGCCAGTGAGACCGCGCCGGGCCGTGCGATGCCCTGACCGCCCCCGACGAGAGCCTGCATCGTGGCCGAGTGGTGCGGGGCGCAGTAGGGCGCCACGTCGACCAGGGGCTTCCCCGCCGGCAGCAGGCCGGCGATCGAATGGACCGCCGTGACCTCCAGCGACTCCTCCCTGCCCAGCTTCGGCAGAATGGCCGGAAGCCGCTCGGCGAGCATCGTCTTGCCGGCGCCCGGCGGCCCTTCCAGGAAGAGGTGGTGCCCACCGGCCGCCGCCACCTCTACGGCGGTCCGGGCCGCGAGCTGACCCACGACATCGGCGAGGTCATGGCCCTGGTCCTGCTGCGCCGCTCCCGTGGTGTGCATACCGGTGGCCGCTCCCGTACCCGGCATGCGCAGTCCCGCCATGAGCGGGTCGGGGCGGCCCTCGTGTGGCTCCTCGTCCGGCACGGGTTCGTCCGAGAGCACGGCGATCAACTGCCGCAGGGTACGCACGCCCAGTACCGAGACACCGGGCACCAGCGAGGCCTCCGCGGCGGCGCACTCCGGCACCACCACCTGTTCGTATCCGGCCTCGGCGGCGGCCAGCACAGCGGGCAGGATGCCCCGCACCGGCCGGACGCGCCCGTCGAGTCCCAGCTCGCCGATCATCACGATGTCGCAGAGCACCCGTGGGTCGATACGCTCGGAGGCGCCCAGGACCGCACAGGCGACCGCCAGGTCGAAGCCGCTGCCGGCCTTCGGTACGGAGGCGGGGCTGAGCCCCACCGTCAGCTTCCTCTGCGGCCACTCGGCGCCCGAGTTGACCACCGCCGCCCTGACCCGGTCCTTGCTCTCCGTCAGGCTCTTGTCCGGCAACCCCACCAGCGTGAAGGCCGCCACGCCGGGTTCCAGGTCGGCCTGGACCTCGACGACCACGCCCTCGACACCGACGAGGGCCACGGAGCAGGTGCGGGCGAATCCCATCAGGCCACCCCTCGCACGTGTTCCACGACGGGTGCGCCGCGGTCGGGGAGGACGACGCCCACGATGTCGATGCGCACGCCGCCCGGCGGGGCCCCGCCGTGTTCCTGGAGCCAGTGTTCGGCGAGGCGGCGCAGCCGTTGGGCCTTGCTGGTCGTGACGGCCGCCATCGGGTTTTCGAAGGGGCCTGCCCTGCGGGTCTTCACCTCGCAGACGACCAGCGCGTCCCCGTCCCGGGCCACGATGTCGATCTCACCGGTCCTGCCGCCGCGCCAGTTGCGCTCCAGGACCGTCATCCCGGCCTCGGCCAGCCGCCGCGCGGCCAGCTCCTCGCCGTACCTGCCGAGTGCACCTCGTGCGTTGCTCATGTCGGCACCACCTCCGGCGCCAACACTGAGGGCAGCTCAGCCCGCTATTGGATCTTGGTGGACAAGCAGGCCTTTGTGGACAACTTCGCCACCCACACGGATTACCCGGCAGCCACACGGCTGCCCGACCGCCGTCCGCCTAGCTGCCCGGCAGCTCCAGGTCGCTCTTGTTCAACTCCTCGATGTTCACGTCCTTGAACGTGAGTACCCGCACCTGCTTCACGAACCGAGCCGGCCGGTACATGTCCCACACCCAGGCGTCCGCCATGGAGACCTCGAAGAACACCTCACCCTGGACCGAGTGCACCTGCATTTCGTAGTCGTTGGTCAGATAGAAGCGCCGCTCGGTCTCGATCACGTATTTGAACAGACCGACGACATCGCGGTACTCCCGGTAGAGCTTCAGCTCCATCTCGGTCTCGTACTTCTCGAGGTCCTCGGCGCTCATGGCATGTTCCCCTTCAGCCGTGCGGTCCCACCATTGTGCGCCAGTCCCGCGAGCCCCTAGACGATTTCGGTGTCGAGGACCACGGGTCTGGCCGGGGGACCCTCGTCGAGCAGTGTGCGAAGCAGTTCGGCGAGTCTGGTCGGGTACACCGTCTCATGTGCCCGGACCAGTTCCCCGCACGTCCACCAGCGTGCTCCGGCGATGCTGCGCCGTTCCAGTTCGGTGAGGCCCGCCGCGACGGGCGCCGCCTGGTGCGTATCGGTGGTACGGGCGAGGTAGTACCACTCGTCCTGGTCCCAGCGGCGTCCGGCGAAGGGGAAGGAACACATCCGCCGCCAGAGCACGGGGCCCAGTTCGACGTCCGTGATCCCGGTCTCCTCCGCGAGTTCCCGCAGGGCGGCCTCCTCGCGGGTCTCCGCGCCCTCCACACCGCCGCCGGGCGTGAACCACCAGTCGTCCGCCGGATCGTCCGGCTCGTGCCCGTGCAGCAGCAGGACGCGCCCCTGCGGATCCAGCAGGATCACCCGGGCCACCTTGCGCAGCCCGCCCTCGTACGTGTCCTCAGCCGACACCGGCCGACTCCGACCGCGCCGTACGGCCGCCCCCGCCGAACCGCTTGGCGACCGGTCCGTAGGCCGCTCCGCCCAGCACGAGCACCATGCCCACGACGAGCGCGGTGGTGATCAGCGGAAGCGGGCCGGGAGAGGAGAGCGGGCCGAGCTCCTCGAAGCCCGTGGGGCGGTCCAGCATGCCCTCCATGGGCCAGACGACGGCGTCCACGCGTGCGTCCACGTTGGTCCGCGGCACCGTTCCGCTGCCGGCCTCCGTGAGATGCGCGGTGGAGTCCAGGGAGCCGCTGCGCTCGTCTCCGAGGAGGAACAGCCGGCCCTTGGGGACCGTGATCTCGGGGATGCCGGTCAGCTCGGCGTCCTGGCCCTTGGGCAGGTAGCCCTCGTCGATCTTCTTGCCGTTGACGGTGAGCTTGCCGTCGGTGCAGCAGGCCACCGTGTCGCCGCCGACCGCGACGACCCGCTTGACCATGGGCGAGTTGCCCCAGGTCTCCTGGCGGAAGACCACGACGTCACCGCGCTCGATGTCGGCGCCGTCGATCCGCTCGGCGAGTATGCGGTCCCCGGAGGTGATGGTGGGGGCCATGGAGTCGGTCGGCACCGAGTAGGGCTGGTAGGCGACCGCGCCCCAGAGGAAGGCGCCCAGGAAGAGCACACAGCCGAGGGCCACGGCCAGCCCCGACAGCTTGCTGCCGAGCCGTCCGCGGCCCTCGTCCGTGCGACGTGTCGTCCCGCTCATCCCAGTGCTCCCCCAGGTCGGAGAATCGACCGTCCGGGCGCCGTACGGGCCGCGGAAGATCGGCGATCTGGGACGGCACCCTACCCGGCGGTACCCGAGCCAGAAACCCTCGGGCCCTCGCCGGCGAGAAGGCGTCGGCGGCGCCACAGGACCAGCGGGACCGCGCCCGCGAGGCCGAGCGCTCCGGGGGCTGCGGCGCTCAGGTTCTGGTCGAAGGTGTCGGGAACGGGCAGCGTGGACCAGCGGGTGGGCGGCCAGGCGACGACGATGGCTCGACCCACGGACTGGCTCGCGGGGACCATGCCGCCGTTCTCGTCGTTCTGGTGGTAGCGGGAGTCCAGCGAGTTCTGCCGGTGGTCACCCATGACCCAGATTCTGCCTTCGGGCACCTTCACCCTGAACTGACCGCCGATGTCGTCGACGGTGCACGGGGTGTTGCCCGGGTACACGTACGGCTCGTTGAGCGCCTTGCCATTGACCTTGAGCGGGCCCGTGCCCTTGCACTCGACGGTGTCGCCGGCGACACCGATGACGCGCTTGATGAGGTCCTTCTCCTCGGCGGACGGCATCAGGCCGATCCAGCCGAGAACCCGCTGCACGGCGTTGGGCTCCAGGGTGGGCTCGCCGTCCAGCCAGCCGGCCGGGTCGTGGAAGACGACGACCTCGCCCCGCTCGGGCTCGGAGCCGAACCACGGGGTGAGCTTGTCGACCAGGACCCGGTCGCCCTCCTGCAGGGTGTTCTGCATCGAGTCGGACGGGATGGAGAACGCCTGCACCAGGAAGGTCTTGATCAGCAGCGCGAGCACCAGCGCGATACCGATCAGGAGCGGCAGTTCCTTCCAGAAGGAACGCTGCTTCTTCCTGGGCCTCTCGTCCTGACCGCCGTCGTCGACCGGGGTCCGGGCGCTGTCCCCGCCGTCCGCTCCGCCCGGGGAGTCACTCCCGGCGTCGGCGGAACCCTCGGCGTTCAGAACGCTCTCCGCGTTCTCCGCGGCCGGGGAAGCCGCCTCGTCGGATCGCTCCGGCCGTTCTTCGGAACCACCGTGTCCGGACCGTGCGCCGACTGCCACATCCCCCACATCCACTCCTCACTCCGTACCGCCGCCCACGCCACATCCGGTGCAGGCCCACCACTCCCATAACGAGCGGGAGTTCCGCAGGGGTCGGGAGGGGGATCAATCCGATTCGATCCGCGGAGGCCACCCTATGCGAAGCGCCGAGGGCGGTGGTCGACCCGCTCGGCACGGCGGAGAACGTGTCCGGCTCCTCCAGCTGCCCCCAGTGACCGACCGGCCAGGCGATGACGACGGCCCGGCCGACGACGGACTCCTCGGAGACCGTACCCCCGTACTGGGCCGTCTTCGAATCGTCGGACTGGTGGGCGCGGGAGTCGGCGGAGTTCTCCCGGTGGTCGCCCATGACCCAGAGGCGGCCCTCGGGGACGCTGACCTCGAACGGCTGGGTCGAGGGTGTGTTGCCGGGGTGGAGGTACGCCGTCTCGTCCAGCGGCATGCCGTTGACGGTGACGCGGCCCTGGAGGTCGCAGCACTTGACGGTGTCGCCGCCGACCGCGACGACCCGCTTGATGATGTCCTTCTCGTCGTCGGACGGCAGGAGGCCGATGACCTGCAGGCCGTCCTTGATCTGCTTGATGACGATCGGGTCCTCGGTCGGGGGCACCGTCTGCTCGTCCTCCAGCCAGCCGCCGGGGTCCTTGAAGACGACGACGTCCCCCCGGGTGGGTTTGGAGCCGAACCAAGGGGTGAGCTTGTCGACCAGGACGCGGTCACCGATCTGGATCGTCTGCTCCATGGAGCCCGAGGGGATCACGAACGCCTGGACGAGGAAGGTCTTCAGGACCAGGGCTATGAGGACGGCGACACCGACGAGGAGCGGGATCTCCTTGGCCGCGGAGCGGCGCCTGCGCCGCTTGATCTTGCGAGCGAGCTTGCGCCGCTCGACGCGGCTCGGCCGGGCGGCCCCGCCGGCCCGGCGGGTACCGGTGGGCAGCAGGTTGTCGGAGGTGGCGCTGGGGGCACCGCGGGGTTTGCCACGGTTACCCATGCGCACCGCCGGAGGCGGGCACGCGCGCGTAGACGTCCGGGCGGTCCAGACGCGTCCAGTGGTCGGCGGGCCACGCGATCCAGTCGGCCCGGCCGATGACGGCGTCGAGGGGGATCATGCCACCGCCGGGCGATCCCAGGTGGTCACGGGAATCACTGGAGTCACCGCGGTGGTCGCCGAGGAGGAACAGGGTGTCCTCGGGGACGACCACGTCGAAGGGTACGTTCGACGGGCTGTCACCCGGATGCAGAAACGACGACTCGTCGACCCACCGGCCGTTCACCTCAAGCCTCCCCTGCTGGTCGCAACAGACCACCCGGTCTCCCCCCACGCCGACAACGCGCTTGATGTAGTCGGCGTTCCCGAAGTAGCCGGTGCCGTCGAACACCACGACGTCACCGCGCTGCGGCTCAGATCCGAAACGGTACGCCAACTTATTTACGAGAACGCGGTCCCCGATCCTCAATGAGCGGGCCATGGAGCTGCTGGGAATCTGGAAGGGCTGCATCACGAAGTTGCTGAAGAGGGCCAGAAAAAGCAGGCAGATCAGTGCGGTCAGGGTGTAGCGCCCGCCCGGCACCCACGCGGCACCTCGGTCCACCCATGCCGAACGCGACCGCCCCTCCGGCCCTTCTGTGTCGGAGATCTCCTCGGAGAGCTCGTCAGAAGGGCGGGAGGAACGGTCGCGTTCGCCGTGCTGCCGTGCTTCGGTGTCCATCGCGGCCAGATCGTATCCGGCCCCCGTGTGAACGCCTTGAGAGCGCGCTCAGTTGTCGCGCTTCTCCTTGATCTTCGCCGCCTTGCCGCGCAGCTCGCGCAGGTAGTACAGCTTGGCGCGACGGACGTCACCGCGGGTCACGAGCTCGATCTTCTCGACGATCGGGGTGTGCACCGGGAAGGTGCGCTCGACGCCGACGGAGAACGAGACCTTGCGGACCGTGAAGGTCTCGCGGACACCGGCGCCCTGGCGACGGATCACCACGCCCTTGAACTGCTGCACACGGGAGCGGTTGCCCTCGATGACGCGGACGTGGACGTTGACGGTGTCACCCGGGCGGAAGGCCGGGATGTCGCTGCGCAGCGACGCGGAGTCGACCGAGTCGAGCAGGTGAGACATTTCGTCTGCTTTCTTCGCCCATGCCACAGGTCATAGGCGGGAGCTAGGTGTTTCGAGAGGATGCTGTCCGTGTCGGGGCGGGCGTCGTCTCCCCCTGTGGCAGGGGCGCGCGCCGGACGACGCACAACATCGGCCTATTGTTCCACGCCCTCCGACCGCCGCCAAAATCGGCCGTGCCGCTCTCCCTCCGGATCCGGGGCCCAGCCCAGGATGGAGAGCATCTCGCGGTCCCTCTTGTCGAACGCCTTGGGTTCGCAGCACTCGATGAGGTCGGGCCGGTTGGCCGCCGTACGCTTCAGGGCCTCGTCCCGGCGCCAGCGCGCGATCTTGCCGTGGTGGCCGCTGAGCAGCACGTCCGGGATGTCACGGCCACGCCACTCGGGGGGTTTCGTGTAGACCGGCCCCTCCAGGAGACTGGCCATGGCGCCGGGTGCGAAGGAGTCGTCCCGGTGGGACTCGGCGTTGCCGAGGACGCCGGGCAGCAGTCGCGCCACGGCCTCGGTCATGACGAGGACGGCCGCCTCGCCGCCGGCGAGCACATAGTCGCCGATGGACACCTCGTGGACGGGCATCCGGGTGGCGTACTCGTCGATCACCCGGCGGTCGATGCCCTCGTAGCGCGCCGGGGTGAAGATCAGCCAGGGCCGCTCGGAGAGTTCGGCTGCGAGCGCCTGGGTGAAGGGGCGTCCGCTGGGAGTGGGGACGATGAGCGCGGGCTCGCGGGCGCCCGTCTCGTACCCGTCGGCGAGGACGGAGTCCAGGGCGTCACCCCAGGGGTCGGTCTTCATGACCATGCCGGGGCCGCCGCCGTACGGCGTGTCGTCGACCGTGTTGTGCCGGTCGTACGTCCACTCCCGCAGGTCGTGCACGTGCACGTTCAGCTGCCCCCGCGCGCGTGCCTTGCCGACGAGGGAGACGTTCAGGGGTTCGAGGTACTCGGGGAAGATCGTGACGACGTCGAGTCGCATCAGGCCCCGTCCCCGGCCCGGTCTGCGGACTCACCGGCGGCACCCTCGGTGCCCCGGTCGTCCAGGGCGTCTCTGGCGGAGGCGATCTCCGCGCGGTCGTCGATCAGACCGGGCGGCGGGTCGATGACGGCCCGCTGCTCCTTCAGGTCGACCTCCGTGACGATCTCCTCGACGAACGGGATCAGCACCTCGCTCCCGTCGGGCCGCTCGACGATGAAGAGGTCCTGGGAGGGCAGGTGGGAGATCTCGGTGATCCGGCCGACCTCGGCGCCGTCCACGGTGACCACGTCGAGGTCCATGAGCTGGTGGTCGTAGTACTCGTCCTCTTCCTCCGGCAGCTCCTCCGGGTCCACCTCCGCGATCAGGAGGGTGTTGCGCAGGGCCTCGGCGGCGTTGCGGTCG
Coding sequences:
- a CDS encoding DUF2469 domain-containing protein — encoded protein: MSAEDLEKYETEMELKLYREYRDVVGLFKYVIETERRFYLTNDYEMQVHSVQGEVFFEVSMADAWVWDMYRPARFVKQVRVLTFKDVNIEELNKSDLELPGS
- a CDS encoding NUDIX hydrolase; protein product: MSAEDTYEGGLRKVARVILLDPQGRVLLLHGHEPDDPADDWWFTPGGGVEGAETREEAALRELAEETGITDVELGPVLWRRMCSFPFAGRRWDQDEWYYLARTTDTHQAAPVAAGLTELERRSIAGARWWTCGELVRAHETVYPTRLAELLRTLLDEGPPARPVVLDTEIV
- the lepB gene encoding signal peptidase I, producing the protein MSGTTRRTDEGRGRLGSKLSGLAVALGCVLFLGAFLWGAVAYQPYSVPTDSMAPTITSGDRILAERIDGADIERGDVVVFRQETWGNSPMVKRVVAVGGDTVACCTDGKLTVNGKKIDEGYLPKGQDAELTGIPEITVPKGRLFLLGDERSGSLDSTAHLTEAGSGTVPRTNVDARVDAVVWPMEGMLDRPTGFEELGPLSSPGPLPLITTALVVGMVLVLGGAAYGPVAKRFGGGGRTARSESAGVG
- the lepB gene encoding signal peptidase I, coding for MNAEGSADAGSDSPGGADGGDSARTPVDDGGQDERPRKKQRSFWKELPLLIGIALVLALLIKTFLVQAFSIPSDSMQNTLQEGDRVLVDKLTPWFGSEPERGEVVVFHDPAGWLDGEPTLEPNAVQRVLGWIGLMPSAEEKDLIKRVIGVAGDTVECKGTGPLKVNGKALNEPYVYPGNTPCTVDDIGGQFRVKVPEGRIWVMGDHRQNSLDSRYHQNDENGGMVPASQSVGRAIVVAWPPTRWSTLPVPDTFDQNLSAAAPGALGLAGAVPLVLWRRRRLLAGEGPRVSGSGTAG
- the lepB gene encoding signal peptidase I: MGNRGKPRGAPSATSDNLLPTGTRRAGGAARPSRVERRKLARKIKRRRRRSAAKEIPLLVGVAVLIALVLKTFLVQAFVIPSGSMEQTIQIGDRVLVDKLTPWFGSKPTRGDVVVFKDPGGWLEDEQTVPPTEDPIVIKQIKDGLQVIGLLPSDDEKDIIKRVVAVGGDTVKCCDLQGRVTVNGMPLDETAYLHPGNTPSTQPFEVSVPEGRLWVMGDHRENSADSRAHQSDDSKTAQYGGTVSEESVVGRAVVIAWPVGHWGQLEEPDTFSAVPSGSTTALGASHRVASADRIGLIPLPTPAELPLVMGVVGLHRMWRGRRYGVRSGCGGCGSRRTVRTRWFRRTAGAIRRGGFPGRGERGERSERRGFRRRRE
- the lepB gene encoding signal peptidase I, with protein sequence MDTEARQHGERDRSSRPSDELSEEISDTEGPEGRSRSAWVDRGAAWVPGGRYTLTALICLLFLALFSNFVMQPFQIPSSSMARSLRIGDRVLVNKLAYRFGSEPQRGDVVVFDGTGYFGNADYIKRVVGVGGDRVVCCDQQGRLEVNGRWVDESSFLHPGDSPSNVPFDVVVPEDTLFLLGDHRGDSSDSRDHLGSPGGGMIPLDAVIGRADWIAWPADHWTRLDRPDVYARVPASGGAHG
- the rplS gene encoding 50S ribosomal protein L19, with the translated sequence MSHLLDSVDSASLRSDIPAFRPGDTVNVHVRVIEGNRSRVQQFKGVVIRRQGAGVRETFTVRKVSFSVGVERTFPVHTPIVEKIELVTRGDVRRAKLYYLRELRGKAAKIKEKRDN
- the trmD gene encoding tRNA (guanosine(37)-N1)-methyltransferase TrmD, which translates into the protein MRLDVVTIFPEYLEPLNVSLVGKARARGQLNVHVHDLREWTYDRHNTVDDTPYGGGPGMVMKTDPWGDALDSVLADGYETGAREPALIVPTPSGRPFTQALAAELSERPWLIFTPARYEGIDRRVIDEYATRMPVHEVSIGDYVLAGGEAAVLVMTEAVARLLPGVLGNAESHRDDSFAPGAMASLLEGPVYTKPPEWRGRDIPDVLLSGHHGKIARWRRDEALKRTAANRPDLIECCEPKAFDKRDREMLSILGWAPDPEGERHGRFWRRSEGVEQ